The Pyrenophora tritici-repentis strain M4 chromosome Unknown M4_contig_00044, whole genome shotgun sequence DNA segment AACGCTTACCGAATTCTGCTTCGGTATGATAGGAAGAGCCGACATCGAAGGATCAAAAAGCAACGTCGCTATGAACGCTTGGCTGCCACAAGCCAGTTATCCCTGTGGTAACTTTTCTGGCACCTCTAGCCTCAAATTTCGAGGGACTAAAGGATCGATAGGCCACACTTTCATGGTTTGTATTCACACTGAAATCAAAATCAAGGGGACTTTTGCCCTTTTGCTCTACTGGAGATTTCTGTTCTCCATGAGTCCCCCTTAGGACACCTGCGTTATGGTTTAACAGATGTGCCGCCCCAGCCAAACTCCCCACCTGACAATGTCTTCAACCCGGATCGGCCCACGAAGGACCTTAACGCTAGAAGTTGGGCGGTAAAACCCAGCTCCGCTTCATCGAATAAGTAAAAAACAATAAGGGTAGTGGTATTTCACTGGCGCCGAAGCTCCACCTATCCTACACCCCCTATGTCTTTTCACAATGTCAAATTAGAGTCAAGCTCAACAGGGTCTTCTTTCCCCGCTGATTTGGCCAAGCCCGTTCCCTTGGCTGTGGTTTCGCTAGATAGTAGATAGGGACAGTGGGAATCTCGTTAATCCATTCATGCGCGTCACTAATTAGATGACGAGGCATTTGGCTACCTTAAGAGAGTCATAGTTACTCCCGCCGTTTACCCGCGCTTGGTCGAATCTCTTCGCTTTGACATTCAGAGCACTGGGCAGAAATCACATTGCGTCAACACCACTTTCTGGCCATCGCAATGCTATGTTTTAATTAGACAGTCAGATTCCCCTTGTCCGTACCAGTTCTAAGTTGGTTGTTAAACGTGCGCCGGACGGCCGAAGCCTGCCAAGGGTGTCTGCACCCCAGCGCTGGAGGGCGCCCACCTTGCGGTTAGTGCTCTCCTGCGCCAGAGGCTTCTCCCCAAGGCCCAACGCACCCAACCCTTAGAGCCAATCCTTTTCCCGAAGTTACGGATCTATTTTGCCGACTTCCCTTATCTACATTGTTCTATcaactagaggctgttcaCCTTGGAGACCTGCTGCGGTTATGAGTACGACCTGGCGTGAAAACTATTTCTTCAAGCGGATTTTCAAGGCTCGTCGGGAGCGCACCAAACGCCGCAAAAGTGCAGCGCTCTTCCGGCCATTGAACCCTAGCTCCGGACAAACCGATTTCAGGGTGACAGACCGTtaagaagaaaagagaacTCTTCTTGGGGCTCCCGCCAAGGTCTCCGCTCTCAGTTGCGTTGCCGCGGAGAATCCACATCCAGATGCCGGAATTTTAACCGGCTTCCCTTTCGAGGGCGCGGCGCAAGCGCCGACATTAAAACGGAATTACCCTATCTCTTAGGATCGATTGACCCGTGTCCAACTGCTGTTCACACGGAACCTTTCCCCACTTCAGTCCTCAAAGTTCTCATTTGAGTATTTGCTACTACCACCAAGATCTGCACTAGAGGCCGTTCTACCCAGGGTCACCCCTAGGGCTTCGTCACGAGCCTCCACGCCTGCCTACTCGCCGGGGCGTAAATTTTGCCCCGGCGGAGGGGTATAAGTAACACGCTTGAGCGCCATCCATTTTCAGGGCTAGTTCATTCGGCAGGTGAGTTGTTACACACTCCTTAGCGGATTCCGACTTCCATGGCCACCGTCCTGCTGTCTAGATGAACCAACACCTTTTGTGGTGTCTGATGAGCGTATATTCCGGCACTTTAACCCCTCGTTCGGTTCATCCCGCATCGCCAGTTCTGCTTACCAAAAATGGCCCACTAATAACGTTTCATTCAAATGTGTACGTTCAATTAAGCAACAAACACTTCTTACATATTTAAAGTTTGAGAATAGGTGAAGGTTGTTTCAACCCCCAGGCCTCTAATCATTCGCTTTACCTCATAAAACTGAATACGTTACTGCTATCCTGAGGGAAACTTCGGCAGGAACCAGCTACTAGATAGTTCGATTAGTCTTTCGCCCCTATGCCCAAATTTGACGATCGATTTGCACGTCAGAACCGCTGCGAGCCTCCACCAGAGTTTCCTCTGGCTTCACCCTATTCAAGCATAGTTCACCATCTTTCGGGTCCCAACAGCCATGCTCTTACTCAAATCCTTCCGAAGACATCAGGATCGGTCGATGGTGCACCCTTGCGGGTTCCCACCTCCGTTCACTTTCATTACGCGTTCGGGCTTGACACCCAAACACTCGCATAGATGTTAGACTCCTTGGTCCGTGTTTCAAGACGGGCCGCTTACAGCCATTACGCCAGCATCCTAGCATAAATGCGCGGACCTCAGTCCAGGCTGGTGGTATGTCGCCTCCCTATAAGGCCTCCCCGAAGAGAGGTACGTGACAGAGACCTTTATCCCACGCCCAAACTGATGCTGGCCTGCCTGCAGAAGAATGCACCGGGCACAGAGGCCCGGGTGAGCAACTGCAAGCAAGTCTGGCTGCAAGCGCTTCCCTTTCAACAATTTCACGTGCTGTTTGACTCTCTTTCCAAAGTGCTTTTCATCTTTCGATCACTCTACTTGTGCGCTATCGGTCTCTGGCCAGTATTTAGCTTTAGAAGAAATTTACCTCCCATTTAGAGCTGCATTCCCAAACAACTCGACTCGTCGAAGGGGCTTTACACGGCAATAGCTAGCGACCACGTACGGGATTCTCACCCTCTGTGACGTCCTGTTCCAAGGAACTTGGACCGCTGCCAAAGCCAAAGCGCCCTCTGCAAATTACAACTCGGACTCTAAAAGAGCCAGATTTCAAATTTgagctgttgccgcttcaCTCGCCGTTACTAGGGCAATCCCTGTTGGTTTTTCTTTTCCTCCGCTTATTGATATGCTTAAGTTCAGCGGGTATCCCTACCTGATCCGAGGTCAAAAGGTTGAAAGAAGCTTCATGGACGCGCGACCGCGGCTGGACAAGAGCGCAAATAATGTGCTGCGCTCCGAAACCAGTAGGCCGGCTGCCAATGATTTTAAGGCGAGTCTCGGGAGAGAGACAAGACGCCCAACACCAAGCAAAGCTTGAGGGTACAAATGACGCTCGAACAGGCATGCCCTTTGGAATACCAAAGGGCGCAATGTGCGTTCAAAGATTCGATGATTCACTGAATTCTGCAATTCACACTACTTATCGCATTTCGCTGCGTTCTTCATCGATGCCAGAACCAAGAGATCCGTTGTTGAAAGTTGTAATTGATTACATTTGTTTTGCTGACGCTGATTGCAACTGAAAAAAAGGTTTGAATAAGGTCCAATTGGCGGGCGGACCCGCCAAGGAAACAAGTAGTACGCAAAAAGACATGGGTGAATATGGCGCCAGACGGGCAAGGCAGCGAGGCCCTATCCCAGTCCGGCTTCATATTTGTGTAATGATCCCTCCGCAGGTTCACCTACGGAGACCTTGTTACGACTTTTACTTCCTCTAAATGACCGAGTTTGACCAACTTTCCGGCTTGGGGTGGTCGTTGCCAACCTCCCCGAGCCAGTCCGAAGGCCTCACTGAGCCATTCAATCGGTAGTAGCGACGGGCGGTGTGTACAAAGGTCAGGGACGTAATCAACGCATGCTGATGACACGCGCTTACTAGGCATTCCTCGTTGAAAAGCAATAATTGCAATGCTTTATCCCCAGCACGACAGAGTTTAACAAGATTACCCAGACCTTTCGGCCAAGGGAAAGAACTCGTTGGCTCTGTCAGTGTAGCGCGCGTGCGGCCCAGAATATCTAAGGGCATCACAGACCTGTTATTGCCTCAAACTTCCATCAACTTGAGTTGATAGTCTCTCTAAGAAGCCGGCGACCAGCCAAAGCTAGCCTGGCTATTTAGCAGAGTAAGGTCTCGCTCGTTATCGCAATTAAGCAGACAAGTCACCCCACGAACTAAGAACGGCCATGCACCACCACCTGAAAAATCAAGAAAGAGCTCTCAATCTGTCAATCCTTATTTCATCTGAACCTGGTGAGTTTCCCCGTGTTGAGTCAAATTAAGCCGCAGGCTCCACGCCTGGTGGTGACCTTCCGTCAATTTCTTTAAGTTTCAGCCTTGCGACCATAATCCCCCAGAACCCAAAAACTTTGATTTCTCGTAAGGTGCCGAGCGAGTCAGAAAAAGAACATCGCCCGATCCCTAGTCGGCATAGTTTACGGTTAAGACTACGACGGTATCTGATCGTCTTCGATCCCCTAACTTTCGTTCACTGATTAATGAAAACATCCTTGGCAAATGCTTTCGCAGTAGTTAGTCTTCAGTAAATCCAAGAATTTCACCTCTGACAACTGAATACTGATGCCCCGACTGTTCCTGTTAATCATTGCGGCGTCTCTAGAAACCAACAAAATAGAAACGCACGCCCTATTTTATTATTCCATGCTAACGTATTCGAGCAAAGGCCTGCTTTGAACACTCTAATTTTTTCAAAGTAAAAGTCCTGATTCCCCAACACGCCCAGTAAAGGGCATGAGGTTCTTCAGAAGGAAGGCCCGGCCGGACGAGTGCACGCGGTGAGGCGGACCCGCCAGCCAGACCCAAGTTTCAACTACGAGCTTTTTAACTGCAAACTTTAATATACGCTATTGGAGCTGGAATTACCGCGGCTGCTGGCACCAGACTTGCCCTCCAATTGTTCCTCGTTAAGAGGTTTAAATTGTACTCATTCCAATTACAAGACCAAAAGAGCCCTGTATCAGTATTTATTGTCACTACCTCCCGAATCGGGATTGGGTAATTTGCGCGCCTGCTGCCTTCCTTGGATGTGGTAGCCGTTTCTCAGGCTCCCTCTCCGGAATCGAACCCTAATTCCCCGTTACCCGTTGAAACCATGGTAAGCCAATACCTTACCATCGAAAGTTGATAGGGCAGAAATTTGAATGAACCGTCGCCAGCGCAAGGCTATGCGATCCGTAAAGTTATTATGAATCACCAAGGAGCCCCGAAGGGCATTGGTTTTTTATCTAATAAACACATCCCTTCCGAAGTCGGGATTTTCAGCATGTATTAGCTCTAGAATTACCACGGTTATCCAAGTAGTAAGGTATTATCAAATAAACGATAACTGATTTAATGAGCCATTCGCAGTTTCACGGTATAATTGCTTATACTTAGACATGCATGGCTTAATCTTTGAGACAAGCATATGACTACTGGCAGAATCAACCAGGTAACTATCGTTCACCAGCATGCCAAGGCACGCCGGCTAAGCCCCAAAGGAGCGGATGGTACCAGGAAGGGGGTCGCCAAAGCGTCCCCAATCACCCGCCTCGAACGCGCACACGGCGCATTTCGCTGCGGGCAACTTATTCAATTGCCCCCACTGAGTTCCCCAAGACGTGGTCCGCAACAGAGCCGGACAGGCGTCGCCGCCCGTGACCAGCCCGCTACATGTACGCctcaagaggaggaagcctTCGCCGACTCACGCAGCACAAGGCGCGGATTAGTCGGCGGGGCAGCCCCAAAGGTCTAGGAGATTTTTGGCATAGCCAGCAATCCACAAACCTGAAATGGCGCCCGCTCATGGAATTGAGCAGGACTTCAGGTGTCGGGCGCAAGTAGACGGCGCAATGCCTGCGGCACCGTCAGCCTACAAGCACCCAACAGTAGCCGAGTCCTGGGCAACGCGCTGACTAGAGTTAACTTTGCCAACCGCTACCTGGGAAACAAGGCGAGCGAGTATGAAACCAAAAAGTTGCAGCAGCCGCCAATCTGCGCTGCGAACAGCACCAGACGAGCGGCTGCCCGTAAAaataaccaagcagcagaGTCTTTACCCTTTTACAGGCAAGAGTAGCCACCAGGCTTTCTACCAACCCAGTTGCCCACCTAGAGTATGACTACTTTAGGTGTGCTCCTTGTAGTATGTAGGAACGCATGTCGCTCGGCGGTTAtgggtttgcagatccccggccggaaacgacgtcgGAGGTCGGCATTTTTGTATGCAAaatcgcgtagacatgcgcagccccatacaaaccaaatgccagattcaacgagatagctcGTTTTCGCACCCACCGCCACCATTATGCGCCCAAACACGCCGTGTTTAGGCGCAAAAGGATTGTGATGCTTATGCAATTCTTCTGAGCCCACTTGAGAGGCGGTACAgcaggcgacgttgttggcgtAAAAAGTACGCTGCGCATGCAGGCGACTAACGACAAGGCTGGGATTGCGCCACGGACCAAAGCAACGGGTTTTCTGCGTTAGTTCCCGCCATCCCCGCTGCGGGAcaaatggaatgggaacGTGATGGCTCTCTCTCCGTATAGACTGCTTTTGCAGACTACATGGCTGGTTGGGATAGGCGCCAGCTGGACCAAACATTGGGTGGGCATCACATGATGCGGCCGCACCTGCAGCTACCGGTCTGTATAAAACCCAGGGTTTTGCTCTTTATTCCCTCGCCCATCTACAACAATATTTACCCATCATCACAGCTACACAATCGTACCCTTGTACACTCCAAAATGGCCTGGAATCCGCACAGCAGAAATAATACCGGTCGCCCAGAAGTAGTTCCGCAGGATCGCCTGATTGGGAGTGCAAGGAGATATGAGTTGAAGGTCGAACAGCAACCTATTCGAGCGCGCATGTGTGGATTCGGCGATAAAGACCGCAGGCCTATAACGCCGCGCCATGTATCCGCCTCATCGTCTATGACCGGATTACGGGGCGAGAGCTGGACTTCAACGACATCGACAGCACCTACTTTGTCCTCATGGTGGACCTCTGGAACCAGGAAGGTACCGCGCTGTCAACCTAGTGCGGCATTCCAGCGCAGCTCCCacagtcagcatcagcagtagcacaacgacctcgtatccgccgccgccagaCCGGCAGTACGTAACAACAGCCATTCCGCAGTACGATCCACCGTACAGAATGACGACGCACATGCCGTCATATTCGCATGGCCCCGTAATGGGGTACCCGTACCCGCAGCCTGGACCGCCGGCTAGCTATCCGGCGTACGCCCAAACTTACGGCCAACCACCCAGGCACCCATAATGCCCCCCGCACCCATGAGTTCAAACCACACGCGCAATCTTATCGGCATGAATGCCGTCAACGCTTGTCGTCTCAACGACCTCGACGGCAAAGCCGGCTTCTGGTTCGTGCTGCAGGATCTGAGCGTCCGGACAGAGGGCACCTTTCGACTCAAGCTCAGCCTCTTCGACATTGGCAGCGGCACAAACACGGTGGTGCCCGAGAGTCAGGGCCCCACACACGGTAAAGGTCCTTGCCTTGCACACAGCTTCTCAGAGCAGTTTACAGTCTACTCTGCCAAGAAGTTCCCAGGTGTAATTGAGAGCACACCGCTCAGTAAGTGCTTTGCACAGCAGGGTATCAAGATACCGATACGGAAGGATGCACCAAAAGAAATAGTCAACGCAAACGAATATGAGGCGGATGATTAGAAATTAGACTACTTTTGGGTTTCATCCTTTTCTTCCGGAATCGAGCATAAATAAAGTCACAGATGGTGTCTCCTCTCGTATCCTGCTGCCCGCAACCCACTGCCCTCCTCTGCCCACGCCCTCACCTGCGCCAAAAGAGACTGCAAACCGGCTACTATTTCAAATTAGTAGACTTGTTAATAATTCATTAATcaacatgattgattcctgtataggttgaaaaagacttactttattaggcagcctttaacctagatggGAATTAATAATGCTAATCCAATtaattgttgacaagtctgcagATTAGGATCCCAAGTAGCCGGCCGCCGTCTATTAGGCCCAGGTACCCCCGCTAGAGTCTAGACACAACGTTGGGCCCAGCTTCTACTCTCCACGACCCCATGGGCCGTTCCAACTGCAGTAAAGCAGTTGATACGATGCCCTCTGACCCCAGAAGTTGCCTAGTAAATGGGCCGCCTCCAATTTGTGCCAAAGGCGCGAGCAAGAGCGCAGTGCCAACGGCACCCGCCTCTACAGGCGCCCCAGCGGTTGCCGAAGCCAGGGCAGCAAGTCCACAAGGGGTGAGCTTGCCAATTGCTGCCCGTCAAACAGCGTGTACAAGTATGAAACCGAGTAATGGTCGCCCCGGCATGGCGCTGTAAACAGCCCCAAAACCGCAGCTCCCCAAGCCCATGGCCAGCCAAGCAGCGGGAAACGGTGCCGCATCTAACAAGCAGCCTACACCCGTTGCCGCCGACCATGGGCGAAAATGGTGCAACCCTCGCCGCCTTGGAGCAGCCAGCAGTTGCGTTGCCCTTGTCGGAGCACAATTCAAAGGCCCTCAGTCCAGAACGAGTGGGATTTATACAGCATACGCTGCACTCAGTCCCCCGAATGGCTTTCAAAAAGCCAACCCCACGCCCAAAGCTACAACGACCTCCCACCTGTACGATTGCCCTCTGGCAGGCAATCGTTGCGGCGGGCGCCCCTGTCGCCCAAGCGCCGAATACAAGTCTGAGCACTCGTACCCAGCGACCAGTGTCAATGGCCCTCCTTAAACTGCCGTGGGTTTGCAAACCGCCGGCCGGCAACGAACTTTTCAGATCGCCGAGGTCTGTATAAATACAAAAGCGAgcagacatgcgcagcgccctacaagcctaaacgccgaagaaaacaacagcagctgtagtgcgcccACAACGACTACCCGAGCCGGCCTGCGCAccgccctacaagcctaaacgccgaagaaaacaacggcagctgtagtgcgcccGCAACGACAACCGACTCTCCGGCCCACGGATCCTTTGCCACTGTACTCCAATTGCCCACATCAAGGACCAACGGGCGGGCTTTACCAGCAAAAGTTGCCGTCTCAATGCCCAAAGTGCGTGTAGCACACGCCCCGACataggctatatagcctacTAAGCGCGCTATATTTTAATTTTACAAGCAATAGTAGCGGCCAGCGTCAATACAGCCCAGTCACCCATATAGAGTCTGAGTACTCCAAGTGGGCTCCTTATAGTATATAGGAACCCCTATTGCTCGGCGGTTATaggtttgcagatccccggccggaaacgacgtcaAAGGTCGTCAATTTTATATGTGAgatcgcgtagacatgcgcagcgccatacaaaccaaatgctagattcaacgagatagcttttTTAACCTTGTAACCTTGGAAACTCAAACCTAATCGCTTTCAAAGTAAGTTTTTATTGGTTTCTAGTTAGATTTGTATTAGACAAACTAGTAACTAAGACTGTATACTTTACTTTATAGTACTATTCTCTAGAAACCTCTACAAAGTAAAGTATTCTCTTATACTTTAAATACTATAGTAGATAATTATTAGTATCTTTGTTAGTCATAGTTTATAAAATAAATACCTTAAACTATCTATTATACTTTTTTTAATATAGTATTCTTATAATCTCTAGTAAGTCATAAATAGACTTTTAGACTAGTATAGTTTTAGATAACTCGAACTATATATAGAAATATAGGAATAAAAAGTTATACTTAAAGAACAGTATTTACAACTATAAAGTTTTATTATAATATAAGATAAAATAAAAGCTATCTACAATAACGTTAGAGAAGTAAAAGTACTACCTAAATATTGTATATATATCTCAGATACTATACTAGTATATATAGAAAGAGTAATTTAGTATAGAACTTTGTAAGCTAGACTACTAAGTAAAGATAACTTTATAAAATATAAAATAACTATAAGATAGGTACTATATATAAAGACATAGTTTAGATAAATAAGCTTAATTTAAGTATAGAGAGAATAGTAGATAGTCTCTCTAGTAAGAGAAAAGGCCTACTCTATATAGTAtaagagaagagagaaaaacTAGGTTTAAAAGAGCTAGCGCTAAGTCTAGATAAAACTAAAAAAAAGGTAAAAAGAGTTTTATTCTAGTAGTAATAAAAATAAATTATCTTTATCTAAATAACTATATATAGCTAGTAGATTATAGCTAGTAGTCTTTAATTAAGTAAAAAAATAAGTAAGAATAAactaagcttagtaataGCTAGATTTTATATTTAAATAAGTAAACTTAATTTAAAACTAGAGAAAATAGTACTTGGACTATCTAGTAAGATAGATAAGCTACTCTATATAAATCTACCTCATAAAACTTGTATAATAAAAAGTAAAAGactacgactagtaacttgtgTAATGTAAGCAAGAGAGAATATTAAAAcctacgactagtaacttgtaCTTTACACGACAAACCAAACATGGAGCAGCTTTGCCACATCAAAGGCACAATCGCGAGACAACTAGAGGCATAGGTTTTTCAAACTACTTGTTAGTGCCAGCACAGAGTGCCATAGTCGACTATATAGCATTTAAAAATTCGGCGGTATACGCCTAATACAGTTCAACAACATGGGCAACTTGTCAAAATTACAG contains these protein-coding regions:
- a CDS encoding Velvet domain containing protein is translated as MPPAPMSSNHTRNLIGMNAVNACRLNDLDGKAGFWFVLQDLSVRTEGTFRLKLSLFDIGSGTNTVVPESQGPTHGKGPCLAHSFSEQFTVYSAKKFPGVIESTPLSKCFAQQGIKIPIRKDAPKEIVNANEYEADD